Proteins encoded in a region of the Nocardia asteroides genome:
- a CDS encoding DUF5919 domain-containing protein — MPTVLKALLQQRHLQTVSAFNREYDRVASESEPELVGAGPKKAQFYRWLSGNLTSLPYPHHRRILEAMFPGWSADELFEDCASSSDVRSGRKIRNIADFSVRDMADVEAIFANRTDFLHAMPPRKLFESTRRIDMAGLSLNLLCQQYSDTDLMKLLESGVTLRCLFLDPSGTHIRLRETEEGHAPGVLSSLTELNMKCLIRVQKKFAPSQAKPIRIRTYDETVRFNITIVDSAVCIIQPYLPRARGVESPTLVARKSESTGLFDTFSEVFETMWSSGREVPSI; from the coding sequence ATGCCAACCGTACTGAAAGCACTACTGCAACAGCGCCACCTCCAAACCGTGTCCGCGTTCAACCGCGAATACGACAGGGTCGCGAGCGAATCCGAACCCGAACTCGTCGGCGCAGGACCGAAGAAGGCGCAGTTCTATCGTTGGCTCTCCGGAAATCTCACCAGCCTCCCCTACCCCCATCACCGCCGGATCTTGGAGGCCATGTTCCCCGGCTGGTCGGCCGACGAGTTGTTCGAAGACTGTGCGAGTTCCAGCGATGTTCGATCAGGCCGCAAAATACGCAATATCGCAGACTTTTCCGTTCGGGACATGGCCGACGTCGAGGCGATCTTCGCAAACCGAACCGACTTCCTGCACGCCATGCCGCCACGAAAGCTGTTCGAGAGTACCCGGCGGATCGATATGGCGGGCCTGTCGCTGAATCTGCTCTGCCAGCAGTATTCGGATACCGACCTCATGAAGTTGCTCGAGTCCGGTGTCACCCTCCGCTGCCTATTCCTCGACCCGAGCGGAACCCATATCCGCCTTCGAGAGACCGAGGAGGGTCATGCACCTGGTGTGCTGTCAAGCCTGACGGAACTGAACATGAAGTGCTTGATACGAGTGCAGAAAAAATTCGCCCCATCACAGGCGAAGCCCATTCGAATCCGCACCTACGATGAAACCGTCCGCTTCAATATCACCATTGTCGACTCGGCAGTCTGCATCATCCAGCCCTACCTACCCAGAGCCCGAGGAGTCGAATCACCGACACTGGTCGCTCGAAAATCAGAGTCAACAGGGCTTTTTGACACGTTCTCCGAAGTTTTCGAAACGATGTGGTCCAGTGGCCGGGAGGTACCGTCGATATGA